The Burkholderia mallei ATCC 23344 genome has a window encoding:
- a CDS encoding AraC family transcriptional regulator → MLDPILPIELVTSSEGPFVAAVELTQRTERTTARHSHARGQLVGTSSGLVSIGLDDEDWVVPAVHAVWIPPHRVHSLRSFGPFAGWSVFVAEDRCAALPGAPRAIVMSTLLREAVRRAASWRGAALDAARARIANVILDEIAAAQTGPRGLPRPRDPRLRRIADALAGDLADNRRADEWAAWAGMAPRTLSRRFVSETGFTFTQWRQQARVLRALERLADGVTVTAVALDLGYDNVSAFIDMFRRTLGTTPGQYVNARAGDARDGAPAPCGPRAVRARRQ, encoded by the coding sequence ATGCTCGATCCCATTCTTCCCATCGAACTCGTCACGTCTTCCGAAGGCCCGTTCGTCGCCGCCGTCGAATTGACGCAGCGCACCGAGCGCACGACCGCGCGGCACAGCCACGCGCGCGGCCAGCTCGTCGGCACGTCGAGCGGGCTCGTGTCGATCGGGCTCGACGACGAAGACTGGGTCGTGCCCGCGGTTCACGCGGTCTGGATTCCGCCGCACCGCGTGCATTCGCTGCGCTCGTTCGGCCCGTTTGCCGGCTGGAGCGTCTTCGTCGCCGAAGACCGGTGCGCAGCGCTGCCGGGCGCGCCGCGCGCGATCGTCATGTCGACGCTGCTGCGCGAAGCCGTGCGCCGCGCGGCGAGCTGGCGCGGCGCCGCGCTCGATGCCGCGCGCGCGCGGATCGCGAACGTGATACTCGACGAAATCGCCGCCGCGCAGACGGGGCCGCGCGGGCTGCCCCGCCCGCGCGATCCGCGCCTCAGGCGGATCGCCGACGCGCTCGCGGGCGATCTCGCCGATAACCGCCGCGCCGACGAATGGGCCGCATGGGCCGGCATGGCCCCGCGCACGCTGAGCCGCCGCTTCGTGTCGGAGACGGGATTCACCTTCACGCAATGGCGGCAGCAGGCGCGCGTGCTGCGCGCGCTCGAGCGGCTCGCGGACGGCGTGACGGTGACGGCGGTCGCGCTCGATCTGGGCTACGACAACGTGAGCGCGTTCATCGACATGTTCAGGAGAACGCTCGGCACGACGCCCGGGCAATACGTCAACGCGCGCGCCGGCGACGCGCGGGACGGCGCGCCGGCTCCATGCGGTCCGCGCGCGGTCCGCGCGCGGCGTCAGTAA